The Nitrososphaerota archaeon genome includes a region encoding these proteins:
- the argS gene encoding arginine--tRNA ligase yields MTIKYLFEEAEEILKNAGLSKPILEIPKKIEFGEISCISCFEDAKKLGLNPIEYAKEISSKIILKKDGLLKNFDIKPPGYINFYVDWIKYTEKTLNEILKLKNNYGKTNIGENKRIFLEHTSVNPNKALHIGHARNVCLGDTLYRILNFSGYKVIVANYVDDSGNQMADILLGFLELKYPMEPPKGIRFDEYCGDKIYVEVNNLISKNPELEKKKRNILKEIENMNSETFKFNREIAEKVLKNQLETCWRLGARYDIINRELDIIVFGLWDRIFNKLKNAGIVYFSNEGTKAGCWLIDLSKHPILSKEGDEVLLRSDLTTTYIAKDIAYAAWKLGLLSDDFKYSLFTKNPDGSPLLITDFNGEIEEKFGGCDKAISVIDVRQSRPQEIIKYVLSLLGIDSEKYIHFSYEVVSLSSKDAEKIGIKDIKTKIIHMEGRKGIYIKVEEILNMLKEKFILETKKRHPEWNEEKIDKTAEALAIASLRYELIKSDTDKIIVFDSEKAMKIEGNTGPYLLYTFARACRIIEKAKEFNKKVEVFREPNEYEKNIIRQIALFPLIVEEVAKTLFIKKLVNYTHQLALYFNDFYEKCQVISSNEKETNYRLAIVAAFKQTLNNCLYLLGLPIIEEM; encoded by the coding sequence ATGACTATAAAATACTTATTTGAAGAAGCTGAAGAAATTCTTAAAAATGCAGGATTATCTAAGCCTATATTAGAAATTCCTAAAAAAATAGAATTTGGGGAAATATCATGTATTTCATGTTTTGAAGATGCAAAAAAATTAGGTTTAAACCCTATTGAATATGCTAAAGAAATTTCTTCAAAAATAATTCTTAAAAAAGATGGTTTATTAAAAAATTTTGATATTAAGCCTCCTGGATATATTAATTTCTATGTTGATTGGATTAAATATACTGAAAAAACCCTAAATGAGATTTTAAAACTTAAGAATAATTATGGTAAAACGAATATTGGTGAAAATAAAAGAATTTTCCTTGAACATACGAGTGTTAATCCTAATAAAGCTTTACATATAGGTCATGCAAGAAATGTTTGTTTAGGAGATACACTTTATAGAATTTTAAATTTCTCAGGATATAAAGTAATTGTTGCAAATTATGTGGATGATAGTGGGAATCAAATGGCTGACATTTTATTAGGTTTTTTGGAACTTAAATATCCTATGGAACCACCAAAAGGAATTAGGTTTGATGAATATTGTGGAGATAAAATATACGTTGAAGTAAACAATCTTATTTCAAAAAATCCAGAACTTGAAAAAAAGAAAAGGAACATTCTTAAAGAAATAGAAAATATGAATTCAGAAACATTTAAATTCAATAGAGAAATAGCTGAAAAAGTTTTAAAAAATCAATTAGAAACATGTTGGAGATTAGGAGCAAGATATGATATAATAAATAGAGAATTAGATATAATAGTTTTTGGTTTATGGGATAGAATATTTAATAAATTAAAGAATGCAGGCATAGTTTATTTTTCAAATGAAGGTACAAAAGCAGGTTGTTGGTTAATAGATTTATCAAAACATCCAATTTTAAGTAAGGAGGGAGATGAAGTTCTTTTAAGAAGTGATTTAACAACAACCTATATTGCTAAAGATATTGCTTATGCAGCTTGGAAACTTGGTTTATTGAGCGATGATTTTAAATATAGCTTATTTACAAAAAATCCAGATGGCTCACCTTTATTAATAACGGATTTTAATGGAGAAATAGAAGAAAAATTTGGTGGATGTGATAAAGCAATATCCGTAATAGATGTTAGACAATCTAGACCACAAGAAATAATAAAATATGTTTTATCACTTTTAGGAATAGATTCTGAAAAATATATACATTTTTCATATGAAGTAGTTTCTTTAAGTTCAAAAGATGCTGAAAAAATTGGAATAAAAGATATAAAAACAAAAATTATTCATATGGAAGGAAGAAAGGGAATATACATAAAAGTAGAAGAAATATTAAATATGCTAAAAGAGAAATTTATTTTAGAAACTAAGAAAAGACATCCTGAATGGAATGAGGAAAAAATAGATAAAACTGCAGAAGCTTTAGCAATTGCATCTTTAAGATATGAATTAATAAAAAGTGATACTGATAAAATAATTGTATTTGATAGTGAAAAAGCTATGAAAATAGAAGGGAATACTGGGCCATATCTATTATATACTTTTGCAAGAGCATGTAGGATAATTGAAAAAGCAAAGGAATTTAATAAAAAAGTAGAAGTTTTTAGAGAGCCAAATGAGTATGAAAAAAATATTATAAGACAAATTGCTTTATTTCCATTAATTGTAGAAGAAGTAGCTAAAACACTTTTCATAAAAAAATTAGTAAATTATACACATCAATTAGCATTATATTTCAATGATTTTTATGAAAAATGTCAAGTAATATCTTCTAATGAAAAAGAAACAAATTATAGATTAGCAATAGTAGCTGCTTTTAAGCAAACATTAAATAATTGTTTATATTTACTTGGATTGCCAATTATAGAAGAAATGTGA